One segment of Gloeocapsopsis sp. IPPAS B-1203 DNA contains the following:
- a CDS encoding glucose-1-phosphate adenylyltransferase, with product MKKVLAIILGGGAGTRLYPLTKLRAKPAVPLAGKYRLIDIPVSNCINSEIFKIYVLTQFNSASLNRHIARAYSFSGFTEGFVEVLAAQQTPENPNWFQGTADAVRQYIWLLEEWDVDEYLILSGDHLYRMDYRLFVERHRDTNADITLSVVPMDERRASDFGLMKINDSGRVVDFSEKPKGEALRQMQVDTSILGLTADQAQQKPYIASMGIYVFKKDVLIKLLKESQEQTDFGKEIIPASAQDYNVQAYLFDGYWEDIGTIEAFYDANLALTQQPQPAFSFYDENAPIYSRARYLPPSKLLNCQVTESIVGDGCILKNCQIHHSILGVRARIEAGCTIEDSLIMGADYYQPFAERQSDCNDGNIPLGIGANTTIRRAIVDKNARIGCDVRIINKDRVEEAEREEQGFYIRSGITVVLKNAVIPDGTVI from the coding sequence GTGAAAAAAGTACTAGCGATTATTTTAGGGGGCGGTGCAGGTACGCGGCTTTATCCGCTGACGAAGCTACGCGCCAAGCCAGCAGTACCATTGGCAGGGAAGTATCGCTTAATTGATATTCCTGTCAGTAACTGTATTAATTCAGAAATATTTAAAATCTACGTTCTGACACAATTTAACTCAGCATCACTTAATCGTCATATCGCTCGTGCATACAGCTTTTCGGGATTTACCGAAGGTTTTGTAGAAGTCTTAGCAGCCCAACAAACCCCAGAAAACCCTAACTGGTTCCAAGGGACAGCCGATGCAGTCCGCCAATATATTTGGTTATTGGAAGAGTGGGATGTTGATGAATACCTCATTCTATCTGGCGATCATCTTTACCGTATGGATTATCGCTTATTCGTCGAAAGACATCGCGATACCAATGCCGATATTACGCTTTCGGTTGTACCAATGGATGAGCGCCGCGCCTCTGATTTTGGGTTAATGAAAATCAATGATTCTGGACGAGTCGTAGATTTCAGCGAAAAACCCAAAGGTGAAGCATTGCGTCAGATGCAAGTTGATACTAGTATTTTGGGCTTGACAGCAGATCAGGCGCAACAAAAGCCATATATTGCGTCGATGGGGATTTACGTTTTTAAAAAAGACGTTCTCATTAAACTCTTGAAAGAATCTCAAGAACAAACGGATTTTGGCAAAGAAATTATCCCTGCTTCTGCTCAAGATTACAATGTCCAAGCTTACTTATTTGATGGTTACTGGGAAGACATTGGAACTATTGAAGCGTTTTATGATGCTAATTTGGCTTTAACGCAGCAGCCCCAGCCCGCATTTAGTTTTTATGATGAAAATGCTCCGATTTACTCGCGAGCACGTTATTTGCCACCTAGTAAGCTCTTAAACTGCCAAGTCACCGAATCAATTGTAGGGGATGGCTGTATTTTAAAAAATTGCCAAATTCACCATTCAATTTTAGGTGTACGCGCACGAATTGAAGCTGGTTGCACAATCGAAGACTCGCTCATTATGGGGGCAGACTATTATCAACCATTTGCCGAAAGACAATCAGATTGCAATGATGGCAATATTCCTTTAGGAATTGGTGCAAATACAACAATTCGACGAGCGATCGTCGATAAAAATGCTCGTATCGGTTGTGATGTCCGCATCATCAACAAAGACCGTGTAGAAGAAGCAGAACGCGAAGAACAAGGATTTTATATTCGCAGTGGGATTACTGTTGTTCTGAAAAATGCAGTTATTCCTGATGGCACGGTGATTTAG